In the genome of Pichia kudriavzevii chromosome 4, complete sequence, one region contains:
- a CDS encoding uncharacterized protein (PKUD0D01650), producing the protein MVNGSHLLVTTKGKNIIGHYDPTNETLSIIRLDHKGSQVYASRTLMPIVNLSLNTKEPVAAGILQKSVPSNTSSITIMLYSYFTKTLVPSPLTIETKTDESVQLSPWSLSYSPEGDLLAVHTRSSNSQYIFVCDVSEHYKVVSCIKTTSIEEMIWCETPRGKFIVSTCNDGRLCVFKVNTESIEFVKDYNISSSAISSIQVDHLGKGFYIGTRDGNTFYMDKSTMIVTRSEIVSVDLPVVSISSTKTTLAISHNNGTAQILRTSPISEKREADTVTIDNLSNCGVKSTPNGTFVYVQNDTLVYEKDDHLFSKTNRKRKLEGDSDEKGARQHVSDSTKSRDMNRGGHNKDNSRANRGRENRDNRDSRRYGETARDNGRDRRERERDYWRGKERRK; encoded by the coding sequence atggtaaatgGCTCACATTTGCTGGTGACaaccaaaggaaaaaatataattgGTCATTATGATCCTACTAATGAGACTCTCTCTATTATCAGACTTGACCACAAAGGATCTCAGGTTTATGCGTCACGAACGTTGATGCCGATTGTCAACTTATCATTAAATACCAAGGAGCCTGTAGCTGCGGGTATCTTACAAAAATCCGTTCCATCGAATACATCAAGTATCACGATCATGTTATATTCCTATTTCACCAAAACCCTAGTACCATCGCCGTTAACCATCGAAACCAAGACAGATGAATCCGTACAGTTATCTCCGTGGTCACTATCTTATTCACCAGAGGGGGACCTACTAGCAGTTCATACTAGGTCCAGCAATTCTCagtatatttttgtttgcgATGTATCAGAACATTACAAAGTGGTATCTTGCATTAAAACCACTTCCATTGAAGAGATGATATGGTGTGAGACTCCCCGTGGGAAATTTATAGTGAGCACATGCAATGATGGAAGGTTATGTGTGTTCAAAGTCAATACTGAAAGTATTGAATTCGTCAAAGACTATaatatttcatcatctgcGATTTCGTCAATTCAGGTGGATCATCTTGGCAAGGGTTTCTATATAGGTACAAGGGATGGCAACACATTTTACATGGATAAAAGTACAATGATTGTCACTAGATCAGAGATTGTAAGCGTTGATTTACCTGTGGTCTCAATATCCTCAACAAAGACAACACTTGCAATATCCCATAATAATGGCACTGCCCAAATTTTACGAACGAGCCCTATCAgtgaaaaaagagaagcaGATACTGTCACAATAGACAACCTTTCGAATTGTGGTGTAAAATCGACTCCTAATGGGACTTTTGTATATGTACAGAATGATACTTTAGTATATGAAAAGGATGATCATTTGTTTAGCAAGACTAATAGAAAGCGTAAACTTGAAGGTGACTCTGATGAAAAGGGTGCAAGGCAACATGTCAGTGATTCAACGAAAAGTCGAGATATGAATAGAGGAGGTCACAATAAGGACAATAGTAGGGCTAATAGGGGTCGAGAAAATAGAGATAACAGGGACTCAAGAAGATACGGAGAAACGGCGAGAGATAATGGACGAGATAGACGAGAAAGGGAAAGAGACTATTGGAGAGGTAAGGAGAGAAGGAAATGA
- a CDS encoding uncharacterized protein (PKUD0D01620; Pfam Domains: RVT_1(4.7e-52)|rve(9e-26)|Retrotrans_gag(1.7e-10)) produces MNSEVNAMHAGSNPSQVNLNMVFKGNEKNSVRLAQQFLFKLDMAFKLQESMGKDVSELFKVATAMLNLDGSALAWFTNRYGNSELPLWHQFVEEFTLEFCPTDEFELRQVAAKYNGCHQGKNSVEQFIQEFEGYRTLLPGEYENEWATRDRFVQGLRAEIRGRVFQHRPNSLAEAKFLARDFEKDSAPRARDFRFSHQDRWRGEPMEIDSIKNKNYRGRNFDSYKRNKNYNRNYNGGYAGRKPRQRKFKLVRNQKVVGSDIAINPPTIENANLQLKNEIQHSTKFDKYILDNKDIENLSVSNVYMDRKELPLLKVKNELFKECVALVDSGASRNFLDYEFVKSHQLENYLEPTEFEDVVAANKKTISVKGELTLELQFKLRDEWQNENIRFLVLENINHKMILGFPFVKDHGNKVDWENIEKETETPEIPDIEEQIESSDENDLEETQENELIGINSMRAVRRNLKNVDNYPLLLFVQSVEEKENNNVLEEPYDGVDGIRKKIHEEFRDVVTNDQPTSLPPQRDLTHRIILIEPTKSTYRRQYKLSYSEKQELNKQVDELLKQGFIKPSSSPFNSPVLFVKKKDGSMRMCVDYRLLNNNTVKDKFPIPRIDELITCFGGASVFSKLDLMSGYFQVRIAENDMEKTAFSTDYGHYEWVVMPFGLTNAPSTFQRMMNRILAPYLNQFVQVYLDDIIIYSKTVEEHYSHIEKILELLRRNKLIAKKKKCSFYFKTLGFLGHLISSRGIQTDPAKIDKIKSWPIPKNAKDAQSFLGLAGYYRRFIKDYSKIASPIMEFANKKCVWKEPQDKAFEELKGKLINAPILVHPIWEDGYTFVVHTDACGTALGYVLEQLDSDGKLRGVIAYGSRKLIGSELNYSIYDREFLAVVEALKNWRYYLLNRHFVLKTDHRSLVYLKRQNAIDSHRVARWLDYLADYDFTIQYVKGPTNSVADALSRYPYEEKEVGINTIESVLTPNQELLERIIKSYDEDNEINEIYDILKENLPIPKSIHNHIKHYSIEDNLLYFSVVKGGNDRRIVVSPKSKLVQEIIGNAHDGNSAGHFGYFKTYMRLHPMFYWPNMLKSVKRYCQRCTVCQKTKPETTGQRGLFSPLPIPEGRWTDISLDFVTGVPRCKNGHDMILVVVDRFTKMAHFIPTRKTATAEQCAKLMVDNCFKLHGIPKRMVSDKDIRFMNKFWFTVYKIFGTSLLFSTTNHPQTDGQTERTNRILNQLLRNYASNDLYSWDKWLSMAEFAYNSSHQVSIGSSPFEVCYGYLPDSPMFISSSRVSSRRYSNKAEEFALEMKVIMENVKENMIEAQRSQETQHNKSRVYETFEVGDWILLHKDAYGSDRLYYKIQPVYYGPYKVVKKISDNAYEVDLPKTNKKDRVINVRWLRRFLQTDKQFPKVPPRTIAEARSRLTEIIGIAGIDETNDTLDVYWKDCDPCHSSSIPFSLFLEIPEDLQRTLWDNAKAIDKDNKLRDEVSKAAG; encoded by the exons ATGAATTCAGAAGTTAACGCGATGCATGCAGGTTCTAACCCGTCGCAAGTTAACTTAAACATGGTATTCAAGGGTAACGAAAAGAACTCTGTTCGTTTAGCCCAACAATTTCTGTTCAAACTTGACATGGCCTTTAAACTACAAGAAAGTATGGGAAAGGATGTCTCAGAATTATTTAAGGTAGCAACCGCAATGCTCAACCTCGATGGATCCGCTCTCGCCTGGTTCACTAACAGGTATGGAAACTCCGAATTACCTTTATGGCATCAATTTGTCGAAGAGTTTACACTCGAATTCTGTCCAACAGACGAATTTGAGTTGAGACAAGTGGCAGCAAAATACAATGGCTGTCACCAAGGTAAAAATTCCGTGGAACAATTTATCCAGGAATTTGAAGGGTACCGGACCTTACTCCCAGGTGAGTATGAAAACGAATGGGCCACCAGAGATAGGTTTGTGCAAGGATTACGTGCAGAAATTAGAGGACGCGTATTCCAACATAGACCAAACTCGCTTGCTGAAGCCAAATTTTTAGCAAGAGACTTTGAGAAGGACTCAGCACCCAGAGCTAGAGACTTTAGATTCTCGCATCAAGATAGATGGAGAGGTGAACCAATGGAAATAGACTCcattaaaaataaaaattatcGTGGTCGGAATTTTGACagttataaaagaaacaagaattACAACAGAAACTATAATGGTGGTTACGCTGGTAGAAAAC CAAGACAgagaaaatttaaattaGTTAGGAACCAAAAGGTGGTTGGTTCCGATATTGCTATAAACCCACCTACAatagaaaatgcaaatctGCAATTAAAGAACGAGATTCAACACTCTACTAAGTTTGACAAGTATATACTAGATAACAAGGATATAGAAAATTTAAGTGTTTCGAACGTTTACATGGATAGGAAAGAACTTCCGCTTTTGAAAGTTAAAAATGAATTATTTAAGGAATGTGTTGCTTTAGTTGACAGCGGTGCGTCAAGAAACTTTTTGGATTACGAATTCGTTAAATCACAtcaattagaaaattatttAGAGCCTacagaatttgaagatgttgtcGCCGCTAATAAGAAAACGATCAGCGTTAAAGGAGAATTAACCTTAGAATTACAATTTAAGCTAAGAGACGAATGgcaaaatgagaatattaGATTCTTAGTCTTAGAGAATATCAACCATAAAATGATATTAGGTTTCCCATTTGTTAAAGATCATGGAAATAAAGTTGACTGGGAAAATATCGAAAAGGAAACGGAAACTCCTGAAATCCCAGATATCGAAGAACAAATAGAGTCAAGCGACGAAAACGACTTAGaagaaacacaagaaaatgaacttaTAGGTATTAACTCCATGCGTGCAGTTAGaagaaatttaaagaatgttgataattatcCATTATTACTGTTTGTGCAgtcagttgaagaaaaagaaaacaataatgttttagaaGAACCTTACGATGGTGTTGATGGAATTAGGaagaaaattcatgaagaaTTTAGAGATGTGGTGACCAATGACCAACCCACCAGTTTACCTCCCCAAAGGGATTTGACTCACAGAATTATACTCATTGAACCTACCAAGAGTACATACAGACGCCAGTACAAATTAAGTTAttcagagaaacaagagcTGAATaaacaagttgatgaaCTGCTAAAACAAGGTTTTATCAAGCCTAGCTCCAGTCCTTTCAATAGTCCTGTATTATTtgtcaagaagaaagatggtaGTATGAGAATGTGTGTCGATTATAGGTTATTAAACAACAATACGGTAAAAGACAAGTTCCCAATACCACGAATCGATGAATTAATCACATGTTTTGGAGGAGCTTCagtattttccaagttggatttgatgtCAGGGTACTTTCAGGTCAGAATCGCAGAAAATGATATGGAAAAAACAGCCTTTTCCACAGATTACGGTCACTACGAGTGGGTTGTGATGCCTTTCGGTTTAACCAACGCCCCTAGtactttccaaagaatGATGAATAGGATTCTAGCACCTTATTTGAACCAATTTGTTCAGGTGTACCTGGATGATATTATAATTTACTCAAAGACTGTCGAAGAACACTACAGtcacattgaaaaaatattggaattgctCAGGAGAAATAAGCTGATTgcgaagaaaaagaaatgctCATTTTACTTCAAAACCTTAGGTTTCTTAGGACATCTCATTTCAAGCAGAGGTATCCAGACTGACCCTGCTAAGATagacaaaatcaagagTTGGCCAATTCCGAAAAACGCCAAAGACGCTCAATCATTCCTAGGATTAGCTGGTTATTATCgaagatttatcaaagattaTTCTAAGATTGCATCTCCTATAATGGAATTCGCAAATAAGAAATGTGTTTGGAAAGAACCTCAAGATAAAGCATTCGAAGAGCTGAAAGGAAAGTTGATTAATGCCCCAATTTTAGTACATCCTATTTGGGAAGATGGTTATACATTTGTGGTGCACACAGATGCTTGTGGTACTGCGTTAGGTTACGTGTTAGAACAGCTTGATTCAGATGGAAAATTACGTGGTGTAATAGCCTATGGCTCCAGGAAATTAATAGGTTCAGAATtaaattattcaatataTGACCGTGAATTTCTCGCTGTTGTCGAAGCATTAAAGAACTGGCGTTACTATTTATTAAATCGGCACTTtgtattgaaaacagatCACAGATCGTTGGTCTATTTAAAGCGACAGAATGCAATAGATAGCCATAGAGTGGCCAGATGGTTAGATTATTTAGCTGATTACGATTTCACCATTCAGTACGTGAAAGGTCCTACTAATTCAGTAGCAGACGCTTTGTCTAGGTACCCCTACGAGGAGAAAGAAGTTGGTATCAACACAATAGAATCGGTGTTAACGCCAAATCAGGAACTGCTAGAACGGATCATTAAGTCGTACgatgaagacaatgaaATTAACGAGATATACGACATattgaaagagaatttgCCGATCCCGAAGTCAATCCATAACCACATCAAacattattcaattgaGGATAATTTACTATATTTCTCAGTGGTTAAAGGAGGAAATGATCGAAGAATAGTAGTCTCCCCTAAGTCTAAGTTGGTTCAGGAAATTATTGGTAACGCTCATGACGGTAACTCTGCTGGTCATTTCGggtatttcaaaacatacATGAGACTTCACCCTATGTTCTACTGGCCAAATATGCTAAAAAGCGTGAAGagatattgtcaaagatGTACGGTTTGCCAGAAAACCAAACCAGAGACAACTGGTCAAAGAGGATTATTTTCCCCTCTTCCAATTCCTGAAGGAAGATGGACAGACATCAGTTTGGATTTTGTCACAGGTGTTCCCAGATGCAAAAATGGACACGATATGATTTTGGTAGTGGTGGATAGATTCACGAAGATGGCACATTTCATCCCCACTAGGAAAACTGCAACCGCAGAGCAATGTGCAAAATTGATGGTAGATAATTGTTTTAAATTACATGggattccaaaaagaatggtttcGGATAAAGATATAAGGTTCATGAATAAATTTTGGTTTACGGTGTACAAGATATTTGGTACATCCTTACTTTTCTCGACCACTAATCATCCTCAAACCGATGGTCAAACAGAAAGAACGAACAGAATCTTAAACCAGTTACTAAGAAATTATGCGAGTAACGATCTCTACAGTTGGGACAAATGGTTGTCAATGGCCGAATTTGCCTACAATAGTTCCCATCAAGTCTCGATAGgttcatcaccatttgaagtttgctATGGTTACTTACCAGACTCGCCAATGTTTATTTCTAGCAGTCGTGTTTCAAGTAGAAGGTACAGCAATaaagctgaagaattcgCATTAGAAATGAAAGTCATCATGGAAAAtgtgaaagaaaacatgattGAAGCGCAAAGAAGTCAGGAAACACAGCATAATAAGTCGAGAGTGTACgaaacatttgaagttggagaTTGGATACTATTACACAAAGATGCATATGGTAGTGATAGATTGtattacaaaatacaaCCGGTATACTACGGACCCTACAAGGTTGTCAAAAAGATATCAGACAACGCTTACGAAGTTGATTTACCGAAAACGAATAAAAAGGATAGAGTAATCAATGTCAGATGGCTTAGAAGATTCTTACAAACGGATAAACAGTTTCCCAAGGTACCCCCAAGAACAATAGCTGAAGCAAGAAGTAGACTGACCGAGATTATCGGTATAGCTGGTATCGACGAAACAAACGATACATTGGATGTCTACTGGAAAGATTGTGACCCTTGTCATAGTTCAAGCatcccattttcattatttttagagATCCCAGAAGATTTACAGAGAACTTTATGGGATAATGCAAAAGCAATTGATAAGGACAATAAACTTCGGGACGAAGTTTCTAAAGCGGCGGGGTAA
- a CDS encoding uncharacterized protein (PKUD0D01640; similar to Saccharomyces cerevisiae YBR162W-A (YSY6); ancestral locus Anc_8.516), which produces MAVQTFKQRRANEKFANEVKKVRTGEKQKVKKEPTQRSINLPKWMIVLLVFLLVGGGVLELLRIFF; this is translated from the exons ATG GCAGTTCAAACATTTAAACAAAGAAGAGCTAACGAAAAGTTTGCCAATGAAGTGAAGAAAGTTAGAACTGgtgaaaaacaaaaggtcAAGAAAGAACCTACTCAAAGGAGTATTAATCTCCCAAAGTGGATGATTGTTTTGCTTGTCTTCTTACTTGTTGGGGGTGGTGTCTTAGAGTTATTAagaatcttcttctga
- a CDS encoding uncharacterized protein (PKUD0D01630; similar to Saccharomyces cerevisiae YGL110C (CUE3); ancestral locus Anc_6.145) produces MAEPSTPTQLSIPIPVFPPFKLRSSLIDKDPVIWEYLLADYIDLFKKLIALSKSSKNQSPPYTLSKKTVNQLHQFLKSFIHESSYETKQVFSLGAINPNIRENQHILKIVVFVYIKSINLVNLKLTGESTWEFCKVYITLANKYTSQRVNQALVTIPNIRKLVEGTIKSNYSSKSDDISLIRSLQDYLGKVMAGGKWSQEDTTVLYSLLGQRTKSVASTSDKKNRNFKINSKRKNNGNDSSIEFASTFVDKHWIEILEEVYSNGEGMNSKVSVQLMILSLCSLSSARILRLLKDQLEIDGLTRIRTLYPLVSCVVLSKKFNDMYPDLKDILSSLFVQKKQMQAKPTRVFDDVKVSHVMDMFPQLSTGQIKTLLVENNDDVETVIDYLLSHDMADLTIDDFDVIEKGKDKKLPKDAKKASNVFEFEDEDKTYMVQMGKKEESDNIENPEEDFRKKNLQRALSILYNADEDEPDDTYIDYESITGKPESDEANSSTSNVKLDAKLLQIESTLFGIYRTSPEKLTRNDRNTQFRQSLKKETAWTDEQIEGWARVLQKSPTKYRMLEERLVFVDGSLNKSGKKSSKWVAKKPANSEDGNDGNTDSRGKHLLDKRKGGYLAKVDANGTDKIAPKNKSNFNHYMAKKKAQKAAKTQKTK; encoded by the coding sequence ATGGCAGAGCCTTCTACCCCAACGCAGCTGTCTATTCCCATCCCAGTATTCCCCCCTTTCAAGCTTAGGTCTTCTTTGATTGATAAAGATCCGGTTATTTGGGAATATTTGCTTGCTGACTATATAGATCTATTCAAGAAACTAATTGCACTTTCGAAATCATCTAAAAATCAGTCGCCCCCATATACATTGTCAAAGAAGACTGTGAATCAGCTCCATCAATTTCTAAAATCCTTCATTCATGAATCGTCTTATGAGACAAAACAGGTGTTCTCCCTAGGTGCAATCAATCCGAATATcagagaaaatcaacatatattgaaaatcGTTGTCTTTGTCTACATTAAATCAATAAACCTAGTTAATCTAAAGTTAACTGGCGAATCTACTTGGGAATTCTGTAAAGTTTACATCACATTGGCGAATAAATATACGTCCCAACGTGTTAATCAAGCACTAGTAACCATTCCTAATATCCGAAAATTGGTCGAAGGTACAATTAAATCCAATTATAGCTCAAAAAGTGATGATATAAGTTTGATAAGATCATTACAAGATTACTTAGGAAAAGTTATGGCTGGTGGGAAATGGAGTCAAGAGGATACCACCGTGTTATATTCTTTATTGGGCCAGCGTACGAAATCTGTTGCATCTACAAGCGACAAGAAGAACAGGAACTTTAAaatcaattcaaaaagaaagaataaTGGGAACGATTCTAGCATTGAATTTGCTTCGACTTTTGTGGATAAACATTGGATCGaaattcttgaagaagtttACTCAAACGGTGAAGGTATGAATTCGAAAGTTAGtgttcaattgatgattcttTCCCTTTGTTCTTTGAGTAGTGCCAGGATTCTAAGACTACTAAAAGATCAATTAGAGATCGACGGGCTCACCAGGATAAGGACTTTATATCCCTTAGTTTCATGTGTTGTCCTGTCTAAGAAATTTAACGATATGTATCCTGACTTGAAAGATATACTATCTTCACTGTTtgttcaaaagaaacaaatgcAAGCCAAGCCCACAAGggtttttgatgatgtcaAAGTTTCACATGTTATGGATATGTTTCCGCAACTCTCTACAGGTCAAATCAAAACTCTACTAGTTGAGAATAATGACGATGTTGAGACCGTCATTGACTACCTATTATCGCATGATATGGCTGATTTAACAATAGATGACTTCGATGTGATTGAGAAGGGCAAAGATAAAAAGCTACCTAAAGACGCAAAGAAGGCTTCTAACGTTTTTGAATTCGAAGATGAGGATAAAACTTACATGGTGCAAATGGgtaaaaaggaagaatctGATAATATCGAGAACccagaagaagattttcGTAAGAAAAATTTACAAAGAGCTCTTTCAATACTGTATAATGcggatgaagatgaaccGGACGATACCTATATTGATTATGAGAGTATTACAGGTAAACCAGAGAGTGACGAGGCTAATTCTAGCACCTCCAATGTGAAGCTCGATGCGAAACTTCTTCAGATTGAATCAACATTGTTTGGTATATATCGAACATCACCAGAAAAATTGACAAGAAATGACAGAAACACACAATTCAGGcaaagtttgaagaaggaaactGCTTGGACGGATGAGCAAATTGAAGGATGGGCTAGAGTATTACAGAAAAGTCCTACCAAATACAGAATGCTTGAAGAACGTCTTGTGTTTGTTGACGGTTCATTAAACAAAAGTGgaaagaaatcatcaaaatgGGTAGCGAAAAAGCCAGCAAATTCAGAAGATGGGAATGATGGCAACACTGACAGCCGTGGGAAGCATTTATTAGACAAACGTAAAGGGGGATATCTGGCTAAAGTGGATGCAAATGGCACAGACAAAATAGCACCTAAAAACAAGAGTAATTTCAACCATTATATGGCTAAGAAGAAAGCACAGAAGGCTGCTAAGACCCAAAAAACTAAATAG
- a CDS encoding uncharacterized protein (PKUD0D01660; similar to Saccharomyces cerevisiae YOR322C (LDB19); ancestral locus Anc_7.75) has protein sequence MRKLFSSLSSHGSSSSSTLRQPIEPSATNTVYGHNDKYHTTQCNKASKNAPLVASISIESPPIILYGPPSTSCGAFFSGTFKVDILKGTQLNKSDDENEAKLEHSVSLSRVSKMQLLRNYIVINDVSIYFLQIVRYGKPFQAQSNTLSDCSECSTKITELAKWDVLSKKTAFAKGSSHLCPFGYVLPGNLPPTSVLSNASSYIQYELVTIVKYMDPVTKTEKAINLAQPINVQRSILREQDRNSTRIFPPTDVTATAVIPNVAFPRSAFPVEIRMDHVSTPRRRWRMRKLSWRMEECTAVKINHCKNHKEKFNSVVESTKKQNKSAKISKNSGGAGHSVINTYFQKPKRQINNSNNSITPDNVLPDLHPSDDRNIQNIQNAQQRGQGNPNAQIISTQTHPENSLAPMASNWSVDSSRGQSNNQVVLPDRNNTPTPVTSNGQNDNESSTVPKEPELYIEEIKTIASGELKSGWKSDFSGNGRIELVVNISLMDLVSMGINHISRYSPIINSSEANNFNIDKSDCNCAIDIDDPKLGISVTHNLIIEIVIGEELMQPKTTVNVPQRGRSSATHVSANSTAAIVTGNISQTRMRPTSRTAQQAPSSVPDSESQSRRTALSAEDFPDDRVGPDPINGNKSDAYNNLQGVATGVARVLRMQFKVILSERSGLGVSFDDEVPPTYHSVGALSPPAYTESEICQSDELHPTSTNLVIPLDTLANLQI, from the coding sequence ATGAGAAAGTTGTTTTCATCTTTGTCCTCTCATGGCTCAAGTTCGTCAAGTACGCTGAGACAACCTATCGAACCTTCTGCCACTAACACAGTTTATGGGCACAATGACAAGTACCATACAACGCAATGCAACAAAGCGTCAAAGAATGCTCCTCTTGTGGCATCTATTTCTATCGAGTCTCCACCTATAATATTGTATGGCCCGCCTTCAACATCATGTGGGGCATTTTTCTCTGGCACATTTAAAGTTGACATTCTCAAGGGAACTCAGTTGAACAAAAGTGACGATGAAAATGAGGCAAAACTCGAACACAGTGTCTCTCTTTCAAGGGTATCTAAAATGCAACTACTCAGGAATTATATTGTTATTAATGATGtatcaatatattttttaCAAATAGTTCGATATGGCAAACCATTTCAAGCACAGTCGAATACACTTTCTGATTGTAGTGAATGTTCGACTAAAATTACCGAACTGGCCAAATGGGATGTTCTCAGCAAGAAAACTGCATTTGCTAAAGGATCTTCTCATCTGTGTCCCTTTGGATATGTTTTACCTGGAAATTTGCCGCCAACATCAGTTCTATCTAATGCAAGCTCATATATACAATATGAATTGGTAACTATCGTCAAATATATGGATCCGGTGACAAAAACCGAGAAAGCCATCAATTTAGCACAACCAATTAACGTCCAAAGGTCCATATTGAGAGAACAAGATCGTAACTCAACCCGTATTTTCCCGCCAACAGATGTCACTGCAACTGCAGTTATCCCCAATGTTGCATTTCCTAGGTCTGCATTTCCCGTCGAAATTCGAATGGATCATGTTTCCACGCCAAGAAGAAGGTGGAGAATGAGGAAGTTAAGCTGGAGGATGGAGGAATGTACTGCTGTTAAGATTAATCATTGTAAAAACCATAAAGAGAAATTCAATTCTGTTGTTGAGTCAACTAAAAAGCAAAATAAATCAGCAAAAATAAGCAAGAATAGTGGCGGTGCAGGCCATTCTGTCATAAACACCTATTTTCAGAAACCCAAAAGACAGATCAATAATAGTAACAATAGTATCACACCAGATAACGTATTGCCAGATTTACATCCTAGTGATGATCGTAACATACAGAATATTCAGAATGCGCAACAAAGAGGACAGGGTAACCCAAATGCTCAAATTATTTCAACACAAACCCATCCTGAGAACTCTTTGGCTCCTATGGCATCTAATTGGTCTGTTGATTCTAGTAGAGGCCAGAGCAATAATCAGGTCGTTTTACCTGATCGAAATAACACTCCGACACCTGTCACATCAAATGGACAAAACGATAACGAGTCATCAACCGTACCAAAGGAACCCGAACTAtacattgaagaaattaaaacaATTGCTTCTGGAGAACTCAAGTCTGGGTGGAAATCAGATTTCTCTGGAAATGGAAGGATTGAGTTGGTTGTTAATATTTCGTTGATGGACTTAGTATCAATGGGTATTAATCACATCAGTCGCTATAGCCCCATTATCAACTCATCCGAGGCAAATAACTTTAATATAGATAAATCGGATTGTAATTGTGCCATTGACATAGATGATCCCAAATTGGGTATATCTGTAACACACAATTTAATTATTGAGATAGTTATAGGGGAAGAGCTCATGCAGCCTAAAACTACTGTCAATGTTCCACAAAGGGGCAGATCATCGGCTACACATGTTTCTGCAAATTCTACTGCTGCCATTGTAACTGGAAATATATCACAAACAAGAATGAGGCCAACATCAAGAACAGCTCAACAAGCACCTTCATCAGTACCAGATTCAGAATCCCAAAGCCGTCGGACGGCTCTCTCAGCCGAAGACTTTCCTGATGACAGAGTTGGACCAGATCCCATCAACGGCAATAAATCAGATGCTTATAACAACTTACAGGGTGTAGCCACTGGTGTTGCCCGTGTCTTAAGAATGCAATTCAAGGTTATTCTTTCTGAGAGGTCCGGACTtggtgtttcttttgatgatgaagttcCCCCAACGTACCATAGTGTTGGCGCACTATCGCCTCCTGCTTACACTGAATCTGAAATTTGTCAATCCGATGAGTTACATCCTACTTCCACAAATCTAGTCATACCTTTAGACACTTTGGCGAACTTACAAATCTGA